A part of Bacillus thuringiensis genomic DNA contains:
- a CDS encoding thiamine diphosphokinase, whose product MADCLFTIEGEGNMIIHILAGGPAEYCADFSRYENEKVVWAAVDRGVYRLLKGGITPAVAFGDYDSVTEEELVWMGQQTNDLHIVPREKDQTDLEIAINWALEQNPTLIRIFGATGGRLDHGLANIQMLLRGLEVGIEMCIVDNKNEISVKKVGTHIIEDNKNFPYVSFVPVTEIVEGITLLGFKYPLTNKTIEWGSTLCISNELVEEKGTFSFTSGILMVIRSTD is encoded by the coding sequence ATGGCAGATTGCCTTTTTACAATAGAAGGGGAAGGAAACATGATTATTCATATTTTAGCGGGCGGACCTGCGGAATATTGTGCAGATTTTTCTCGATATGAAAATGAGAAAGTAGTGTGGGCGGCAGTTGATAGAGGTGTATATCGTTTATTAAAAGGAGGGATTACTCCAGCTGTTGCGTTTGGAGATTATGATTCAGTTACTGAAGAGGAATTAGTATGGATGGGTCAGCAAACAAATGACTTACATATTGTGCCTCGTGAAAAAGACCAAACAGATTTAGAAATTGCGATTAACTGGGCGTTAGAACAAAATCCGACATTGATTCGTATTTTTGGTGCTACTGGTGGAAGGCTGGATCACGGTTTAGCAAATATACAGATGCTTTTAAGAGGGCTAGAAGTAGGGATAGAAATGTGTATTGTAGACAATAAAAATGAAATAAGCGTGAAAAAAGTGGGTACACATATAATTGAAGACAATAAAAATTTCCCTTATGTATCTTTTGTGCCAGTTACTGAAATAGTGGAAGGGATTACATTACTTGGTTTTAAGTATCCTCTAACTAATAAAACAATAGAGTGGGGATCAACACTTTGTATTAGTAATGAACTCGTTGAGGAAAAAGGTACTTTTTCATTTACTTCTGGCATATTAATGGTGATAAGAAGCACTGATTAA
- the rpe gene encoding ribulose-phosphate 3-epimerase → MIKIAPSILSADFSKLGEEIKDVEKGGADYIHVDVMDGHFVPNITIGPLIVEAIRPITSLPLDVHLMIENPDNYIPTFAKAGADIITVHVETCPHLHRTIQLIKSHGIKAGVVLNPHTPVSTIEHVLEDIDMVLLMTVNPGFGGQKFIHSVLPKIKQVAEMVKERNLEVEIEVDGGVNAETARLCVEAGANVLVAGSAVYNQKDRGEAIRVIRG, encoded by the coding sequence ATGATTAAAATTGCACCATCAATCTTATCAGCAGATTTTTCAAAATTAGGGGAAGAGATTAAAGATGTAGAAAAAGGCGGAGCGGATTACATTCACGTCGATGTAATGGATGGACATTTCGTACCAAATATTACGATTGGACCATTAATTGTAGAAGCTATCCGTCCGATCACATCGTTACCATTAGATGTACATTTAATGATTGAAAATCCTGATAACTATATCCCGACTTTCGCAAAAGCGGGAGCGGATATCATTACTGTTCATGTAGAGACGTGCCCTCATCTGCATCGTACAATTCAGTTAATTAAATCTCATGGCATTAAAGCGGGAGTTGTATTAAATCCGCATACGCCAGTTTCAACGATTGAGCATGTATTAGAAGATATAGATATGGTATTACTTATGACAGTAAACCCAGGATTTGGTGGACAGAAATTTATCCATTCTGTATTACCGAAAATTAAACAAGTTGCAGAGATGGTTAAAGAGCGTAATCTAGAAGTAGAAATTGAAGTTGATGGTGGTGTGAACGCTGAAACAGCAAGGCTTTGTGTTGAAGCAGGAGCAAATGTACTTGTAGCTGGATCAGCAGTATACAATCAAAAAGACCGCGGTGAAGCAATTCGTGTCATTCGTGGATAA
- the rsgA gene encoding ribosome small subunit-dependent GTPase A — MPEGKIVKALSGFYYVQHEEGITQCRGRGVFRKNKITPLVGDQVVFQADNPSEGYVLEVFDRKNELVRPPIANVDQAILVFSAVEPDFNPGLLDRFLVLIEYHNIKPIICISKMDLVDEKMRETVESYANDYREMGYDVLFTSINTSESIDILKPFLEGCVSVVAGQSGVGKSSMLNVLRPDLELKTNDISSHLGRGKHTTRHVELIAVGSGLVADTPGFSSLDFIDIEVEDLTYCFPELKEASQYCKFRGCTHLSEPKCAVKTAVEEGKITEYRYKNYKQFVEEIRERKPRY, encoded by the coding sequence ATGCCAGAAGGTAAAATTGTAAAGGCTCTAAGTGGGTTTTATTATGTGCAGCATGAAGAAGGGATTACACAATGCCGCGGGCGTGGTGTGTTCAGAAAAAATAAAATTACACCACTAGTAGGAGACCAAGTTGTTTTTCAAGCAGATAATCCAAGTGAAGGATACGTGCTTGAAGTATTTGATCGGAAAAATGAACTTGTTAGGCCTCCTATTGCTAATGTGGATCAAGCAATTCTCGTTTTCTCTGCAGTAGAACCAGATTTTAATCCGGGACTGTTAGATCGATTTTTAGTGCTGATTGAATATCATAACATTAAGCCAATTATTTGCATTAGTAAGATGGATTTAGTGGATGAAAAAATGAGAGAGACTGTTGAATCTTATGCGAATGACTATCGTGAGATGGGATATGATGTATTATTTACTTCTATAAACACATCGGAAAGTATTGATATTTTAAAACCATTCTTAGAAGGTTGTGTTTCTGTTGTTGCAGGGCAATCTGGTGTTGGGAAATCTTCTATGCTTAACGTTTTACGCCCGGATTTAGAACTGAAAACGAATGATATTTCCTCGCATTTAGGACGCGGGAAACATACGACAAGACACGTGGAATTAATTGCGGTTGGAAGCGGACTAGTTGCAGATACACCTGGTTTTAGTTCACTTGATTTCATAGATATAGAGGTAGAAGATCTTACATATTGTTTTCCAGAGTTGAAAGAAGCGAGCCAATACTGTAAATTTAGAGGGTGTACACATCTTTCTGAACCGAAATGTGCCGTGAAGACTGCGGTTGAAGAAGGAAAAATTACAGAATATCGTTATAAGAATTACAAACAATTCGTAGAAGAAATTAGAGAGAGAAAGCCGAGGTATTAG
- the spoVM gene encoding stage V sporulation protein SpoVM has translation MRFYTIKLPKFLGGIVRAMLNTFKKD, from the coding sequence ATGAGATTTTATACAATTAAGTTACCTAAATTTCTTGGTGGAATTGTTCGTGCCATGTTAAATACCTTCAAAAAAGATTAA
- a CDS encoding Asp23/Gls24 family envelope stress response protein, producing the protein MSIEIKTKYGQIDISTDVIATIAGGAAVDCYGIVGMASKNQLKDGLTDILRKENFTRGVIVRKDEDEVHIDMYIIVSYGTKISEVAHNVQTKVKYTLDQTVGLAVDSVNIYVQGVKVINL; encoded by the coding sequence ATGTCAATTGAAATTAAAACGAAGTATGGTCAAATTGATATTAGTACAGATGTAATTGCAACAATTGCTGGAGGTGCCGCAGTAGATTGCTACGGTATCGTAGGTATGGCATCAAAAAATCAGTTAAAAGATGGTTTAACAGATATTTTACGAAAAGAAAACTTCACTAGAGGTGTTATTGTTCGTAAAGATGAAGATGAAGTACATATTGATATGTATATTATTGTGAGCTATGGTACGAAAATTTCAGAAGTAGCACATAACGTGCAGACGAAAGTGAAATATACATTAGATCAAACTGTAGGACTAGCAGTAGATTCTGTAAACATCTACGTACAAGGAGTTAAAGTAATAAACTTGTAA
- the rpmB gene encoding 50S ribosomal protein L28 → MARVCAITGRKARSGNSRSHAMNATKRKWGANLQKVRVRIDGKVQRVYVSARALKSGKIERV, encoded by the coding sequence ATGGCTCGTGTTTGTGCTATCACTGGAAGAAAAGCTCGTTCTGGTAACTCTCGTTCTCACGCAATGAACGCTACAAAACGTAAATGGGGCGCTAACCTTCAAAAAGTTCGCGTACGCATCGACGGAAAAGTTCAACGTGTTTACGTTTCTGCTAGAGCATTAAAATCTGGCAAAATCGAACGTGTTTAA